CTGGCCGCTGCTATCGTCTACGCCGATTTGGTAAGCGACGAACAATCGTCCTAGGGTTACTCCTCCTCGTGTGGAGTGTGCTCATGGGTTGGAGTCTAGGCCAAATAACTCAAGCAACACCAGCGGCGATCGCCCAACTTCGACCTACCACTCCTACCATCAATGATCCCCTCGCGCCATTGCCGACTCCCTCTCCAACTCCCAGAAGCCAACCAAAACCAGGCATTCCTGGTGTTGATCCGGTGCCTCCGTCCTATCAACTAGGGCAAGAACTTTACCTAGAAACCTGCGGCACTTGTCATCTGGCTATTCCTCCAGAGGTATTGCCCACAGCCACTTGGGCAGAACTACTTGTGCAGCCTCGACACTATAGCGTTGTCCTCAACTTACCCGGAGACCCCGCCAGGGCACTAATGTGGAACTACCTGCGCAACTTTTCTCGCCCACTGTTGGCAGATGAGCAAAAGCCTTTGTTCTTAGACAAATCTCGATACTTCAAGGCACTGCATCCTGATGTGGATGTCCCTCGACCTGTAAAGCTTCAGGGTTGTATCACATGCCATCCTAATGCTCAACAGTTTGACTTTCGCACAATTACTAGCACCGTTGCCAATTAAAACCTGATTTGCACTGACGTTGTGCGGCGAATGGTGCGCTGGGGATAAGTTGTGTGGGGATAGATGACTTGGGGATAAACTGTCTGAGGGTAAACGACCTGAGGATAGGTAGTTGTACTGGAGTTGACCCGATGGACGGATGAACTACTGGGCAAGACAATCACTGAGCCTGACGATTCTGGGGAGTGAATAATGACGGGTTGGACAACGGGGGTAATCACCTGATGAGTGGGGTATGTAATCGTTGAGTTTGTGGTGTCGTAGTAGCGATGAACTCTGCGTTGAATCCAGGGCGATCGATAGTACCTACGTTGATAACTATGTTGATAGCTATTGCGATAATTGCTGGGATATTTGGTTTGCACAGTGTCAGTTTGCAGAATGATTGAAACCTCTGCCTGGCTAGGAGCATTCCATAGGCCAAGACCGATTGCAGCCAATGGTGCTGCCAACAAAACCTGATATACACCTCTATGCCACAGCCCTACTTTACTTTGACTAGTCATACCGATGAACTCCTTAGTTACAGACAGCTACGGTCTAGCAAATGACACTAATCTAAGCCACCTTATCTTAGGTTACACGATTCATCTCCGTCTTGACAGTTTTGACAGTTGCTGTAAGGGGAAAGCTCTAAGGTGGCAACAGTTGACCAACAGCTAGAGATTTGTAGCTAAATATACGGGTTGGCAAGAACCTTGCTAGTGAAGATTACAATCTATGTACCAGTCATAACAGCAACCACGCCCCGATGAACCAGTTTATTGCCCTTCCAGCCTCTAGGGACTGGTCAGCAGGTAATAGATTGTATCTGGCTGGAGAGTGATGGCTTTCGCGTTGCCGATCGCACGAAGGGGATAGCCTCGGTAGTCAAGGGCAGTAACTGTAATCTTGGCAGCATCAGAGCGTTTTAGGGCGACTCGTCCC
This region of Cyanobacteriota bacterium genomic DNA includes:
- a CDS encoding diheme cytochrome c, which translates into the protein MVLGLLLLVWSVLMGWSLGQITQATPAAIAQLRPTTPTINDPLAPLPTPSPTPRSQPKPGIPGVDPVPPSYQLGQELYLETCGTCHLAIPPEVLPTATWAELLVQPRHYSVVLNLPGDPARALMWNYLRNFSRPLLADEQKPLFLDKSRYFKALHPDVDVPRPVKLQGCITCHPNAQQFDFRTITSTVAN